The Panthera leo isolate Ple1 chromosome C2, P.leo_Ple1_pat1.1, whole genome shotgun sequence genome window below encodes:
- the FAM43A gene encoding protein FAM43A translates to MLPWKKHKFELLAEAPPRQASKPKGYAVSLHYSALSSLARACPEGALSRVGSMFRSKRKKLHITSEDPTYTVLYLGNATTIQARGDGCTDLAVGKIWSKSEAGRQGTKMKLTVSAQGIRMVHAEERALRRPGHLYLLHRVTYCVADARLPKVFAWVYRHELKHKAVMLRCHAVLVSKPEKAQAMALLLYQTSANALAEFKRLKRRDDARHQQQELVGAHTIPLVPLRKLLLHGPCCYKPPVERSRSAPKLGSITEDLLGEQQEQELQEEEEEEHTEGCLEEEEEEEEDRAGEEDPAAEEAEAQRALVVAMHLECGDLLDTLESGREEALGGGGDSVGPGAGPPPLLLGSASDVKAELSQLINDLGELSFGNDVRSLQADLRVTRLLSGESTGSESSIEGGGLDASSATAGDRSGTDDSAGPEEPH, encoded by the coding sequence ATGCTGCCGTGGAAGAAGCACAAGTTCGAGCTGCTGGCCGAGGCGCCGCCACGGCAGGCGTCCAAGCCCAAGGGCTACGCGGTGAGCCTGCACTACTCCGCGCTCAGCTCGCTGGCGCGGGCGTGCCCCGAAGGCGCGCTCAGCCGGGTGGGCAGCATGTTCCGCTCCAAGCGCAAGAAGCTGCACATCACCAGCGAGGACCCCACTTACACCGTGCTCTACCTGGGCAATGCCACCACCATCCAGGCGCGCGGCGACGGCTGCACTGACCTAGCGGTGGGCAAGATCTGGAGCAAGAGCGAGGCGGGCCGTCAGGGCACCAAGATGAAGCTGACTGTGAGTGCGCAGGGCATCCGCATGGTGCACGCCGAGGAGCGCGCACTGCGCCGCCCGGGCCACCTCTACCTGCTGCACCGCGTTACCTATTGCGTGGCGGACGCTCGGCTGCCCAAGGTCTTCGCCTGGGTATACCGGCACGAGCTCAAGCACAAGGCGGTAATGCTGCGCTGCCACGCGGTGCTGGTGTCCAAGCCCGAGAAAGCGCAGGCCATGGCCCTGCTGCTCTACCAGACGTCGGCCAACGCACTCGCGGAATTTAAAAGGCTCAAGCGGCGGGACGATGCGCGTCACCAGCAGCAGGAGCTGGTGGGCGCGCACACCATCCCGCTAGTGCCGCTGCGCAAGCTGCTCCTGCATGGACCCTGCTGCTACAAGCCGCCGGTGGAACGCAGCCGCAGCGCGCCCAAGCTGGGCTCCATCACCGAGGACTTGCTCGGCGAACAGCAGGAGCAGGAGctgcaggaagaagaggaagaggagcacACCGAGGGCTgcctggaagaggaggaggaggaggaagaggaccgTGCTGGGGAGGAGGACCCGGCAGCGGAAGAGGCCGAGGCGCAGCGGGCGCTGGTGGTGGCCATGCACTTGGAATGCGGGGACTTGCTGGACACGCTGGAGAGTGGCCGCGAGGAGGCGCTAGGGGGTGGCGGGGACTCGGTGGGCCCCGGGGCTGGGCCGCCGCCTCTGCTGCTGGGCAGCGCCTCTGACGTGAAGGCCGAGCTGTCGCAGCTTATTAACGACCTTGGCGAGCTCAGCTTCGGCAACGACGTGCGCAGCCTGCAGGCCGACTTGCGGGTGACGCGCCTGCTGTCCGGCGAGAGCACCGGCAGCGAGAGCTCCATCGAAGGTGGGGGCCTGGACGCCTCCTCGGCCACCGCCGGGGACCGGTCGGGCACTGACGACAGCGCGGGCCCAGAGGAGCCCCACTAG